One Rossellomorea aquimaris DNA window includes the following coding sequences:
- a CDS encoding PTS mannitol transporter subunit IICBA, whose product MAQSNMKVAVQKFGNFLSSMVLPNIGAFIAWGLITALFIPTGFFPNESLAKLVGPMVTYLLPLLIGYTGGKLVHDQRGGVVGAIATMGVIVGAPETPMFLGAMVMGPLGAYVIKKFDQMIEGKIRAGFEMLVNNFSAGILGGILAILAFLGVGPAVDAFTNLLVAGVDWLVAAGLLPLTSILIEPAKILFLNNAINHGVLSPIGLEQVQQGGKSILFLLEANPGPGLGILLAFMFFGKGTAKQSAPGAGIIHFFGGIHEIYFPYVLMKPMLFVSVILGGMSGVFTLVLLGGGLVSPASPGSILAITAVTPPEGMAYLANFAAVLVAAAVSFIVSAIVLKSSKTTDEDIEGATKKMQEMKGKKSSVAGQVSQGTMPEEVNKIVFACDAGMGSSAMGASLLRKKVKAASLDVSVTNTSISNLPSDAQVVITQEELTPRAKNKLPNVYHISVDNFLSSPEYDKLIASLQDGITGEQAEVVEGAEEEAVNAEPNADHDDDLLLEENIFMNQEFATKEEAIRFAGEALVKAGYVEESYVDAMIDREGITSTYMGNNVAIPHGTEDAKKAVIKSGFTVVQVPNGVDFNGEKAKMIFGIAGKDGTHLEILSGIAVVCSEQENVDQMVQAKSAKELKDIINSN is encoded by the coding sequence GTGGCTCAATCAAATATGAAAGTCGCGGTACAAAAGTTTGGTAACTTCCTCAGTTCTATGGTTCTGCCTAATATAGGCGCATTTATCGCTTGGGGTTTAATTACAGCGTTGTTCATACCAACTGGGTTCTTTCCAAATGAAAGCCTTGCCAAACTGGTAGGGCCGATGGTTACCTACCTGTTACCGTTATTGATCGGGTATACAGGAGGTAAACTCGTACACGACCAGCGCGGTGGAGTCGTGGGTGCAATCGCGACAATGGGTGTCATTGTCGGTGCACCGGAAACACCGATGTTCCTGGGTGCCATGGTCATGGGGCCATTGGGTGCTTACGTCATCAAGAAGTTTGACCAGATGATCGAAGGGAAAATCAGAGCAGGATTTGAAATGCTCGTCAATAACTTCTCCGCAGGTATTCTTGGTGGAATTCTTGCAATTCTGGCATTCCTCGGTGTAGGACCTGCGGTGGATGCTTTCACGAATCTACTGGTTGCAGGCGTTGACTGGCTGGTAGCCGCAGGACTGCTTCCATTGACAAGTATCCTGATCGAACCTGCAAAAATTCTATTCTTAAATAATGCCATCAACCACGGTGTATTATCACCGATCGGGTTGGAGCAAGTTCAACAGGGTGGTAAATCGATCCTGTTCCTACTAGAAGCAAATCCGGGACCGGGTCTTGGAATTCTGCTGGCGTTCATGTTCTTTGGAAAAGGAACAGCAAAGCAATCCGCACCTGGAGCAGGAATCATTCACTTTTTCGGTGGGATCCATGAGATTTACTTCCCGTATGTATTAATGAAACCGATGCTGTTCGTTTCTGTCATCCTTGGTGGAATGAGCGGAGTGTTCACCCTTGTTTTATTAGGTGGAGGATTGGTATCACCGGCATCACCTGGTAGTATCCTTGCGATTACCGCGGTTACTCCACCAGAAGGAATGGCGTATCTGGCAAACTTTGCAGCTGTCCTTGTGGCAGCAGCCGTTTCCTTCATCGTGTCTGCCATCGTCTTGAAATCAAGCAAGACCACAGATGAAGACATCGAAGGTGCAACGAAGAAAATGCAGGAAATGAAAGGCAAGAAGAGTTCTGTAGCAGGCCAAGTGAGCCAAGGAACAATGCCTGAAGAAGTGAACAAAATCGTCTTTGCCTGTGATGCAGGCATGGGCTCAAGTGCCATGGGGGCTTCACTTCTCCGTAAGAAAGTGAAAGCGGCAAGTCTCGACGTCAGTGTGACGAACACGTCCATCAGTAACCTTCCGTCAGACGCTCAAGTCGTCATCACACAGGAAGAACTGACGCCGCGGGCGAAAAATAAACTTCCGAACGTATACCACATTTCCGTGGATAATTTCCTATCCAGTCCGGAATACGACAAGCTGATTGCGAGTCTTCAGGACGGGATCACGGGTGAGCAGGCAGAGGTTGTGGAGGGTGCAGAGGAAGAAGCGGTAAACGCTGAACCGAATGCAGATCATGATGATGATCTTCTCCTTGAAGAAAACATCTTCATGAACCAGGAGTTTGCCACAAAAGAAGAGGCGATCCGGTTTGCAGGAGAAGCTCTTGTCAAAGCAGGATACGTGGAAGAAAGCTATGTAGATGCTATGATTGACAGAGAAGGAATCACATCTACGTATATGGGTAATAATGTAGCCATTCCACACGGTACGGAAGATGCGAAGAAAGCCGTCATCAAATCCGGCTTCACAGTCGTTCAAGTTCCGAACGGCGTGGACTTCAACGGTGAGAAGGCAAAGATGATCTTCGGTATCGCAGGTAAGGATGGCACACATTTGGAAATCCTATCAGGCATCGCCGTTGTCTGCTCCGAGCAGGAAAATGTCGACCAGATGGTACAGGCCAAGTCAGCCAAAGAACTGAAAGACATCATTAACAGCAACTAG
- a CDS encoding BglG family transcription antiterminator — protein MFITSREKSIIELIVKTSGKHTVYSLSAFLNVSGRTVQRNLKSIENILKQYHLELKRTANEGLFIDGKNEHIYRLIQNLAEVNPTDETPEERKLNLLIILLQEGPSFKKQVLAQQLGISITTLTSYLDELADWLHKYGITLTRKRGVGVELTADEADKRHALTSFFLVYFYEDIIESLYGMQKGTHLDEPVLGYFKPDYLFAVDRVVNHHLAEGQITLTDSDYIGLVVYTCLTIQRTEKGFEFQQYEPPEDHDSTEYQLMDTICRELKDTFSIPMTNRDVQFLTVILKGSKVQDPDVVYYDSILLGHLIKNVIKDVSEDLHVDLSDDFSLFQGLLAHMGPSIFRLQQELDLFNPLTDEIKKKYPVLFLAVKKSLETEFTDIAFPDDEVAFIVLHFGSAMLMNEEKVNIQAVVVCPTGIGTSKMLASRIQRELTMINKVEILSIKDFQTANLDDYDIVISTVRLPFTEVEYILVSPLLSEKDIGFIQSYLQNNVEKLTRKKYLKAAPRSGEKTEVRMLLKEIKDVHSSMEAILTNFRVYRKQSAGSHLSILNEMVEQAEREELLHQPHVVMHQLMEREKKGGLGIPKTNMGLFHCRDHNVKKLIFQVAHLDEPCNIKGMDGVEMEMKSLLLMLAPEELSRREQEVLSLISTSLIEDHISMMIYSSTNEAIILKKLEDIFLDYLQTNLIKE, from the coding sequence ATGTTTATTACATCAAGGGAAAAATCCATCATCGAATTGATCGTAAAAACATCGGGGAAACATACCGTGTACTCTCTTTCTGCGTTCCTGAATGTGAGCGGAAGAACCGTTCAGCGTAATCTGAAATCCATCGAAAATATTTTAAAACAGTATCATTTAGAACTGAAGCGAACGGCCAATGAAGGCCTGTTCATCGACGGTAAGAATGAACACATCTATCGCTTGATCCAGAATCTTGCGGAAGTGAATCCGACCGATGAAACACCAGAAGAGCGAAAGCTGAATTTATTGATTATCCTTCTCCAAGAAGGACCTTCCTTTAAAAAACAGGTACTTGCACAGCAATTGGGGATCAGCATCACGACCCTCACTTCGTATCTCGATGAGCTCGCCGATTGGCTGCATAAATACGGCATCACCTTGACAAGGAAACGAGGGGTCGGGGTGGAGCTTACCGCAGATGAAGCCGACAAACGTCATGCCCTGACAAGCTTCTTCCTCGTCTACTTTTATGAAGACATCATCGAGAGCCTGTACGGGATGCAAAAGGGGACTCACCTCGATGAGCCGGTTCTGGGTTATTTCAAGCCGGACTATTTATTCGCTGTCGACCGGGTGGTGAATCACCATTTGGCCGAGGGTCAGATCACCTTGACGGACAGTGATTATATCGGTCTCGTTGTGTATACTTGCCTGACGATCCAGCGAACCGAAAAGGGCTTTGAATTTCAGCAATATGAGCCACCTGAGGATCATGATTCTACTGAATACCAGCTGATGGACACGATATGCAGGGAACTGAAAGATACATTTTCAATTCCGATGACCAATCGGGACGTTCAATTTTTAACGGTCATTTTAAAAGGGTCCAAAGTTCAGGATCCCGATGTCGTTTACTATGACAGCATTCTCCTCGGGCATCTCATCAAAAATGTCATCAAGGATGTATCGGAGGATCTCCATGTGGATCTGTCTGATGACTTTTCCCTTTTCCAGGGCCTGCTTGCCCACATGGGACCGTCCATCTTCCGTCTGCAGCAGGAGCTGGACCTTTTCAATCCATTGACGGATGAAATCAAGAAGAAGTATCCCGTATTATTTTTAGCGGTGAAAAAGAGCCTTGAAACGGAATTCACGGATATTGCTTTCCCCGATGACGAAGTGGCGTTCATCGTCCTTCATTTCGGATCGGCCATGCTGATGAATGAAGAGAAGGTGAACATCCAAGCCGTGGTTGTCTGTCCGACGGGGATCGGCACGTCCAAGATGCTCGCCAGCCGCATTCAGCGGGAGTTGACGATGATCAATAAGGTGGAAATCCTGTCAATCAAGGATTTTCAGACGGCGAACCTTGATGACTACGATATCGTCATTTCCACGGTCAGGCTTCCCTTTACGGAAGTAGAGTATATACTGGTAAGCCCGTTATTGAGCGAAAAGGACATCGGATTCATCCAAAGCTATCTGCAGAATAATGTAGAAAAGCTGACCAGAAAGAAATACTTGAAGGCAGCGCCGCGATCGGGTGAGAAAACCGAAGTCAGGATGCTCCTCAAGGAAATCAAGGATGTCCATTCCAGCATGGAAGCCATACTCACCAATTTCCGGGTGTACCGGAAGCAGTCGGCGGGGAGTCATCTCAGTATTCTGAATGAAATGGTGGAACAAGCGGAACGGGAAGAACTTCTTCATCAGCCGCATGTGGTCATGCATCAGCTGATGGAAAGGGAGAAAAAAGGTGGCCTCGGGATTCCGAAAACGAATATGGGTCTCTTCCATTGCCGGGACCATAACGTGAAAAAGCTGATCTTCCAGGTGGCCCATCTGGATGAACCTTGTAATATCAAGGGAATGGACGGAGTGGAAATGGAGATGAAAAGTCTCCTCCTCATGCTAGCCCCTGAAGAGTTGAGCAGGCGGGAGCAGGAAGTCCTCAGCCTGATCAGTACAAGCTTAATCGAAGATCATATAAGCATGATGATTTATTCGTCCACGAACGAAGCGATCATCCTGAAGAAATTAGAAGATATTTTTCTGGACTACTTACAAACTAATTTGATAAAGGAATGA